From Blastochloris viridis, one genomic window encodes:
- the ccmA gene encoding heme ABC exporter ATP-binding protein CcmA: MPSQQRLVGERLICERGGREVFRDLSFSLAAGRALALVGPNGAGKSSLLRLTAGLVRPVSGTLELKGFDPELTVAEQAHYLGHLDALKPALTVAENLDFWIRALGGGPGVALGVALDQVGLARLAELPAQYLSAGQRRRLALARLLVVHRPLWLLDEPTTALDVAAQARLFELIAGHLAAGGLVMAATHQPLAVTTDELKLAGEAVQ; the protein is encoded by the coding sequence ATGCCGTCACAACAGCGCCTCGTCGGCGAGCGTCTCATCTGCGAACGCGGCGGCCGCGAGGTGTTTCGCGACCTCTCGTTTTCGCTCGCCGCCGGTCGGGCGCTGGCGCTGGTCGGGCCGAACGGCGCCGGCAAATCGTCGCTGCTCCGCCTCACCGCCGGACTGGTGCGGCCGGTGTCGGGCACGCTGGAGCTTAAGGGGTTCGACCCCGAACTCACCGTGGCGGAGCAGGCGCACTATCTCGGCCATCTTGACGCGTTGAAGCCGGCGCTCACCGTGGCGGAGAACCTCGATTTCTGGATCCGCGCCCTCGGCGGCGGCCCCGGCGTTGCGCTCGGCGTCGCGCTCGACCAGGTCGGGCTGGCACGGCTCGCCGAGCTGCCGGCGCAGTATCTCTCGGCCGGCCAACGGCGGCGGCTGGCGCTGGCCCGGCTGCTGGTGGTGCATCGGCCGCTGTGGCTGCTCGACGAGCCGACCACCGCGCTCGACGTCGCCGCTCAGGCGCGGCTGTTCGAGCTGATCGCCGGCCACCTTGCCGCCGGCGGCTTGGTGATGGCGGCAACCCACCAGCCGCTCGCCGTCACCACCGACGAACTCAAGCTCGCCGGGGAGGCGGTGCAATGA
- the ccmB gene encoding heme exporter protein CcmB, producing MTALTSIVLRDLRLAVRVGGGAFVGVLFFLTVVVVMPFAIGPDLNLLRRIGPAILWVGALLASLLALDRLFAQDQEDGTLDLLLMAHTPLELVAATKGLAHWIATGVPLVLAAPVLSLLLNLEPAAIGAVVLTLLVGTPALTFIGLVGAALAVTLRRGGLLVAVLILPLSIPILVFGISASNAAVTGGVPFGAPFTILCALSLGSLVLGPVAAGAAIRAGLD from the coding sequence ATGACCGCTTTGACGTCCATCGTCTTGCGCGACCTGCGGCTGGCCGTCCGCGTCGGCGGCGGCGCCTTCGTCGGCGTGCTGTTCTTCCTCACCGTGGTGGTGGTGATGCCGTTCGCCATCGGCCCGGACCTCAATCTCTTGCGCCGCATCGGCCCGGCCATCCTGTGGGTCGGCGCGCTGCTGGCGAGCCTGCTCGCGCTCGACCGGCTGTTCGCCCAGGATCAGGAGGACGGCACGCTCGACCTCCTCTTGATGGCGCACACCCCGCTGGAGCTGGTCGCCGCCACCAAGGGCCTCGCCCATTGGATCGCCACCGGCGTGCCGCTGGTGCTGGCGGCGCCGGTGCTGTCGCTGCTGCTCAATCTGGAGCCGGCGGCGATCGGCGCGGTGGTGCTGACGCTGCTGGTCGGCACCCCGGCGCTTACCTTCATCGGGCTGGTCGGCGCGGCGCTGGCGGTGACGCTTCGGCGCGGCGGCCTGTTGGTGGCGGTGCTGATCTTGCCGCTGTCGATCCCGATCCTGGTGTTCGGCATCTCGGCCTCGAACGCCGCCGTCACCGGCGGCGTGCCGTTCGGGGCGCCGTTCACGATCCTGTGCGCGCTCTCGCTCGGCAGCCTGGTGCTGGGGCCGGTCGCCGCCGGCGCCGCGATCCGGGCCGGGCTCGACTGA